One Undibacter mobilis genomic region harbors:
- a CDS encoding DUF4337 domain-containing protein: protein MAGPHENLEHAEHAEHASHGGNKKIALLISVLALFLAFSETLGKSAQTESISLNIKASDTWNFFQAKTIRQTNIRTAADNLSAIATSIDKPEIRAAMEKQVETWRATAARYESDPKEKDGRKELREQAEKYEHTRDYQLARYHQFEFGSAAFQIGIVLASAEVITGMVVLGWLSGLAGLIGFAFTCFGIWAPHALDFLLHASAAH, encoded by the coding sequence ATGGCGGGACCGCACGAAAACCTCGAACATGCCGAACACGCCGAACACGCGTCTCACGGCGGCAACAAAAAGATCGCGCTGCTGATTTCGGTGCTGGCGCTGTTTCTCGCCTTCTCCGAAACGCTCGGCAAGAGCGCGCAGACCGAAAGCATCAGTCTCAACATCAAGGCGTCCGACACCTGGAATTTCTTTCAGGCCAAGACCATTCGCCAGACCAATATCCGCACCGCCGCCGACAATCTTTCGGCGATCGCGACGTCGATCGACAAGCCGGAGATCAGGGCCGCGATGGAGAAGCAGGTCGAGACCTGGCGGGCAACGGCGGCCCGTTACGAGTCCGATCCCAAGGAGAAGGATGGCCGCAAGGAGCTGCGCGAGCAGGCCGAGAAGTACGAACATACGCGCGATTATCAGCTCGCGCGCTATCACCAGTTCGAATTTGGCTCGGCCGCCTTCCAGATCGGCATCGTGCTGGCTTCGGCCGAGGTCATCACCGGCATGGTGGTGCTCGGCTGGCTGTCAGGCCTTGCGGGCTTGATCGGCTTCGCCTTTACGTGCTTCGGCATCTGGGCACCGCACGCGCTCGATTTCCTGCTGCACGCCAGCGCGGCGCACTGA
- a CDS encoding tyrosine recombinase XerC, which translates to MGLPLAIAPDTAAEIGRWRAYLGAERRMSPKTLEAYERDVGQFLGFLAEHLGGPPSLKVLAKITPADVRAFMAARRAGGAGNRTLMRSLAGARSFARFLERNGKGKVGALAAIRAPKLARSLPKPLAATAAKQMTDIDLRGGEDRETWVLARDAAVLALLYGCGLRISEALGLKRSDANGKDALTVLGKGNKTRMVPVLPQVTKTIADYIALCPYDLPPDGPLFLGARGGPLSPRIVQLAMATLRGALGLPETATPHALRHSFATHLLARGGDLRSIQELLGHASLSTTQIYTAVDTARLLEVYASAHPRASS; encoded by the coding sequence ATGGGACTGCCGCTTGCCATCGCCCCCGACACGGCCGCCGAAATCGGCCGTTGGCGCGCCTATCTCGGCGCGGAACGGCGCATGTCGCCAAAAACGCTGGAAGCCTATGAGCGCGATGTCGGCCAGTTTCTCGGCTTTCTCGCCGAACACCTTGGCGGGCCGCCGTCACTCAAAGTGCTCGCCAAAATCACCCCGGCCGATGTGCGCGCCTTCATGGCAGCGCGGCGGGCCGGCGGCGCCGGCAACCGTACCTTGATGCGCTCTCTGGCCGGCGCGCGCTCCTTCGCCCGCTTCCTCGAGCGCAATGGCAAGGGCAAAGTCGGCGCGCTCGCCGCCATCCGCGCACCGAAGCTTGCCCGCAGTTTGCCGAAGCCGCTGGCGGCGACCGCGGCGAAGCAGATGACCGACATCGACCTGCGCGGTGGCGAGGACCGTGAGACCTGGGTGCTGGCGCGCGACGCGGCCGTGCTGGCGCTGCTCTATGGCTGCGGCCTGCGCATCTCCGAGGCGCTCGGCCTCAAGCGCAGCGACGCCAATGGCAAGGATGCGCTGACGGTCCTCGGCAAAGGCAACAAGACCCGCATGGTGCCGGTGTTGCCGCAGGTGACCAAAACGATCGCCGACTACATTGCGCTGTGTCCCTACGACCTGCCGCCGGATGGCCCGCTGTTTCTCGGCGCCCGCGGCGGCCCGCTCTCGCCACGCATTGTGCAACTGGCGATGGCGACCTTGCGCGGCGCGCTGGGGCTGCCGGAGACGGCGACACCGCATGCGCTGCGCCATTCCTTCGCTACACATTTGCTGGCGCGCGGCGGCGACCTGCGTTCGATCCAGGAACTGCTCGGTCACGCCTCACTGTCGACGACGCAGATCTATACGGCGGTCGACACCGCGCGTTTACTCGAAGTTTATGCCAGCGCCCATCCGCGGGCGTCATCATAA
- a CDS encoding primosomal protein N' — protein sequence MATRVVDVLVPVALDQAYSYRVPAGMEVGVGDVVAVPLGARGETAGVVWAENPNPAPGLHNRLKDIAAKIDVPSLRQELRTFIDWVAGYTLASRGMVLRMALRMGDNLGPARERVGVRLVGPPPQRMTVARQRVLRALEDGMVRAKGDAAREAGVSTGVIDGLVDEGTLETVVLPPEKVARPPDPDFRKPDFALGQLAAADALRTTVDQGGYTVSLVDGVTGSGKTEVYFEAVAENIRKGRQTLILMPEIALTGQSLDRFTARFGTKPAEWHSQLAPRLRARTWAAVAEGDVSVVVGARSALFLPYADLGLIVVDEEHEQAYKQEDGARYNARDMAVVRGSIAKIPVVLASATPSVESEVNARKGRYRRLHLPERFGGASLPHVEAIDLTREGPPRGRFIAPRLAEAVHNTLERGDQALLFLNRRGFAPLTLCRACGFRLQCPNCDAWLVDHRFRKRLICHHCGYNMPPPDACPNCHATESFTAVGPGVERLEQEAADLFPDKRILILSSDVVESMERLRQELDDVADGKFDIIVGTQLVAKGHHFPKLNLVGIVDADLGLGNGDPRASERTFQLLHQVVGRAGREDNRGVGFLQTHQPEHPVMKALILGDREKFYETEIALREASGYPPFGRLAGIVVSADNKHDAEGYAKAVAKAAPYNETVRVLGPAEAPVAVVRGRHRYRLLIKAPREFNLSAYLRDWLAVAPKTRGGIKMDVDVDPMSFY from the coding sequence ATGGCTACACGCGTTGTCGATGTCCTGGTGCCGGTGGCGCTCGACCAGGCCTATTCCTACCGGGTTCCGGCAGGAATGGAGGTCGGTGTCGGCGACGTCGTGGCCGTGCCGCTCGGCGCGCGTGGCGAGACCGCGGGCGTGGTCTGGGCCGAAAACCCCAATCCGGCGCCCGGCCTGCACAATCGTCTCAAAGACATCGCGGCGAAGATCGACGTGCCGTCGCTCAGGCAAGAACTGCGCACCTTTATCGACTGGGTCGCCGGCTACACTTTAGCGTCGCGCGGCATGGTGCTGCGCATGGCCTTGCGCATGGGCGACAATCTCGGGCCAGCGCGCGAGCGCGTCGGCGTGCGTCTTGTCGGCCCGCCGCCGCAGCGCATGACCGTAGCGCGCCAGCGCGTGCTGCGCGCGCTCGAGGATGGCATGGTGCGCGCCAAGGGCGATGCCGCGCGCGAGGCTGGTGTTTCGACCGGCGTCATCGATGGCCTGGTCGATGAAGGCACGCTGGAAACGGTTGTGCTGCCGCCGGAGAAGGTGGCGCGCCCGCCCGACCCGGATTTCCGCAAGCCCGACTTCGCGCTTGGCCAGCTCGCCGCCGCGGATGCGCTGCGCACCACCGTCGATCAAGGCGGCTACACCGTGTCGCTGGTCGATGGCGTCACCGGCTCGGGCAAGACCGAAGTCTATTTCGAGGCGGTGGCGGAGAACATCCGCAAGGGCCGGCAGACGCTGATCCTGATGCCGGAAATCGCGCTCACCGGCCAATCGCTCGATCGCTTCACCGCGCGCTTCGGCACCAAGCCGGCGGAGTGGCATTCGCAACTGGCGCCGCGCTTGCGCGCGCGCACCTGGGCCGCGGTGGCGGAAGGCGACGTGTCGGTCGTGGTCGGCGCGCGCTCGGCGCTGTTTCTTCCCTATGCCGATCTCGGCCTCATCGTTGTCGATGAAGAACACGAGCAGGCCTACAAGCAGGAAGACGGCGCGCGCTACAATGCCCGCGACATGGCGGTGGTGCGCGGCTCCATCGCGAAGATTCCCGTGGTGCTCGCCTCGGCGACGCCCTCGGTCGAATCCGAAGTCAATGCGCGCAAGGGCCGCTATCGCCGCTTGCATCTGCCGGAGCGTTTCGGCGGCGCCAGCCTGCCGCATGTCGAGGCCATTGATCTGACGCGCGAAGGTCCGCCGCGCGGCCGCTTCATCGCGCCTCGCCTGGCCGAAGCCGTCCACAACACGCTGGAGCGCGGCGACCAGGCGCTGCTGTTTCTCAATCGCCGCGGTTTTGCGCCGCTTACATTATGCCGCGCCTGCGGCTTCCGCCTGCAGTGCCCGAACTGCGATGCCTGGCTGGTCGATCATCGCTTCCGCAAGAGACTGATCTGCCATCACTGCGGCTACAACATGCCGCCGCCGGATGCCTGTCCGAACTGCCACGCCACCGAAAGCTTCACGGCGGTCGGCCCCGGCGTCGAACGGCTGGAGCAGGAGGCGGCCGACCTGTTTCCCGACAAACGCATTCTCATTCTTTCGAGCGACGTCGTCGAATCGATGGAGCGACTTCGTCAAGAGCTTGACGATGTCGCCGACGGCAAGTTCGACATCATCGTCGGCACGCAGCTGGTGGCGAAGGGGCATCATTTCCCGAAGCTCAATCTGGTCGGTATCGTCGATGCGGATCTCGGCCTCGGCAATGGCGATCCGCGCGCGTCGGAGCGGACATTCCAGTTGCTGCATCAGGTGGTCGGCCGCGCCGGCCGCGAGGACAATCGCGGGGTCGGCTTTCTGCAGACGCACCAGCCGGAGCATCCGGTGATGAAGGCGCTCATCCTCGGCGACCGCGAGAAATTCTACGAAACCGAAATCGCGCTGCGCGAGGCGTCGGGCTATCCGCCGTTCGGACGGCTTGCCGGCATTGTCGTCTCCGCCGACAACAAGCACGACGCCGAAGGCTACGCCAAGGCTGTCGCAAAAGCCGCGCCCTATAACGAAACGGTGCGCGTGCTTGGCCCCGCCGAAGCGCCGGTTGCCGTGGTGCGCGGCCGCCATCGTTACCGGCTGCTGATCAAGGCGCCGCGCGAGTTCAACCTGTCGGCCTATTTGCGCGACTGGCTGGCCGTTGCGCCGAAGACGCGCGGCGGCATCAAGATGGACGTCGATGTCGATCCGATGAGCTTTTACTGA
- a CDS encoding DMT family transporter, translated as MLSALNPKLSAALAAAIWGTTYIFVSMVLPHNPIFTGAIRALGGGLPLLLFYNELPPREWWGKVVLLGTLNCGIVFAFLFIAAERLPGGVAGTLQSLGPIITVLIAWPLLGERPTWLRLTSVVLGAIGVMILLTGGKIVLDFVGAVAGLIAAMSLALGGVLLNRWGRPIPLLEFTAWQLVIGGVELAALAAFIGDVPASLDIASIAAYAYVALIGTSIAYALWFHGVEEAGAPAVAPFFLLIPMVAFALDAVIRGFVPTLVQSLGAAIVLGSLIINQWAGKRTARAAA; from the coding sequence ATGCTTTCAGCCCTGAACCCCAAGTTGTCCGCCGCCCTCGCCGCTGCCATCTGGGGCACGACCTATATTTTCGTCAGCATGGTCTTGCCGCACAATCCGATCTTCACGGGCGCCATTCGCGCGCTCGGTGGCGGCCTGCCACTGCTTCTGTTCTACAACGAACTGCCGCCGCGCGAATGGTGGGGCAAGGTCGTGCTGCTTGGCACGCTCAATTGCGGGATCGTGTTCGCGTTCCTGTTCATCGCCGCCGAGCGGCTGCCGGGCGGCGTCGCCGGCACGTTGCAATCGCTCGGGCCCATCATCACCGTCCTGATCGCCTGGCCACTGCTCGGCGAGCGGCCGACCTGGCTGCGGCTGACCAGCGTCGTGCTCGGCGCCATCGGCGTGATGATCCTGCTCACCGGCGGCAAGATCGTGCTCGACTTCGTCGGCGCGGTCGCGGGCTTGATCGCCGCGATGTCGCTGGCACTGGGCGGCGTTCTGCTCAACCGCTGGGGCCGCCCCATTCCGTTGCTCGAATTCACCGCCTGGCAGCTCGTGATCGGCGGCGTCGAACTGGCGGCGCTGGCGGCGTTCATCGGCGACGTGCCGGCCTCGCTCGATATCGCGAGCATTGCCGCCTACGCCTATGTGGCGCTGATCGGCACCTCGATTGCTTACGCACTCTGGTTTCACGGCGTCGAAGAAGCCGGCGCGCCGGCCGTGGCGCCGTTCTTCCTGCTGATCCCGATGGTCGCTTTCGCGCTCGATGCCGTTATCCGCGGCTTCGTGCCGACCTTGGTGCAATCGCTCGGTGCTGCGATCGTGCTCGGCAGCCTGATCATCAATCAGTGGGCCGGCAAGCGCACGGCGCGCGCGGCAGCATGA
- a CDS encoding SulP family inorganic anion transporter, translating into MSGHSPVAPPPTFAQLFMPKLITVFREGYGVRDLRADAIAGLTVAVVALPLSMAIAIASGVSPERGLYTAIAGGFFVSLIGGSRFQIGGPAGAFIGLVASIVERHGYDGLALATILAGLILLAVALLRLGTYVKYIPMPVTVGFTAGIAVIIAASQFRDVLGLNIAHEPSALLPKLEAIAAAISTISWQTVGIAALALAIIIVLRRFRPAWPGFLIAIAVTALICFALHLDVATVTSRFGEVPRTLPAPSLPTFSMAKLQAVLPDAFAIALLGAIESLLSAVVADGMSGRRHRSNAELGAQGVANIASVVFGGMCVTGTIARTATNIRSGARGPLSGIFHCGYLLLFLAVAAPLVGYIPLAALGAVLLIVSWNMAEKEEFWSLMRTSRGDAVVLLATFLLTIFVDLLTGIAVGVVLASFMFLHRMAESVDIQAGGIEDVADTADSTKYDADAASERDVVVYRISGAFFFGATAHVLTALERIGHTPRLLILDFTDVPLIDTTAARSLHAFVKKLARGGTEVYFAAARPNVRHELVATGLKPPLMRYAASVASARKLHET; encoded by the coding sequence ATGTCCGGCCATTCGCCTGTCGCTCCGCCGCCGACCTTCGCGCAGCTCTTCATGCCCAAGCTGATCACGGTTTTCCGTGAAGGCTATGGCGTACGCGACCTGCGCGCCGACGCCATAGCCGGACTCACGGTCGCCGTCGTAGCGCTGCCATTGTCGATGGCAATCGCGATTGCCTCCGGCGTGTCGCCCGAGCGCGGCCTCTACACCGCCATTGCCGGCGGCTTCTTCGTGTCGCTGATCGGCGGCAGCCGCTTCCAGATCGGTGGCCCCGCGGGCGCCTTCATCGGCCTGGTCGCCTCCATCGTCGAGCGTCACGGTTATGACGGGCTGGCGCTGGCGACGATCCTGGCCGGGCTGATCCTGCTGGCGGTCGCTCTTCTCCGCCTCGGCACCTACGTCAAATACATTCCCATGCCGGTGACGGTCGGCTTCACCGCGGGCATCGCTGTCATCATTGCCGCGAGCCAGTTCCGCGACGTGCTCGGCCTCAACATTGCGCATGAGCCGTCCGCTTTGCTGCCCAAGCTCGAAGCGATTGCCGCTGCGATCTCGACGATCAGCTGGCAGACCGTCGGCATTGCGGCGCTGGCGCTGGCGATCATTATCGTCCTGCGCCGCTTCCGGCCGGCCTGGCCGGGCTTCCTGATCGCGATCGCGGTGACGGCGCTGATCTGCTTTGCCCTCCATCTCGATGTCGCGACCGTAACGTCGCGCTTCGGCGAAGTGCCGCGCACGCTGCCGGCGCCGTCGCTGCCGACCTTCAGCATGGCCAAGCTGCAGGCCGTGCTGCCGGATGCTTTCGCCATCGCGCTGTTAGGGGCCATCGAATCATTGCTGTCGGCGGTGGTCGCCGACGGCATGAGCGGACGCCGCCATCGCTCCAATGCGGAGCTCGGCGCGCAGGGCGTCGCCAATATCGCCTCGGTCGTGTTCGGCGGCATGTGCGTCACCGGCACCATCGCCCGCACCGCGACCAATATTCGCTCCGGCGCGCGCGGACCGCTCTCCGGCATTTTCCACTGCGGCTATCTGCTGTTGTTCCTGGCCGTGGCGGCGCCGCTGGTCGGCTACATCCCGCTGGCCGCACTCGGCGCCGTGCTGCTCATCGTGTCGTGGAACATGGCGGAGAAGGAAGAATTCTGGTCGTTGATGCGCACCTCGCGCGGCGATGCGGTGGTGCTGCTCGCCACGTTCCTGCTCACCATTTTCGTCGATCTCCTCACCGGCATCGCGGTCGGCGTGGTGCTGGCCTCGTTCATGTTCCTGCATCGCATGGCGGAGTCGGTCGATATCCAGGCCGGCGGCATCGAGGACGTCGCCGATACGGCGGACAGCACCAAATACGATGCCGATGCCGCCAGCGAGCGCGACGTGGTGGTCTACCGCATCAGCGGCGCCTTCTTCTTCGGCGCCACCGCGCATGTGCTGACCGCGCTGGAGCGCATCGGCCACACGCCGCGGCTGCTCATTCTCGACTTCACCGACGTGCCGCTGATCGACACCACGGCGGCGCGCTCGCTGCATGCCTTCGTCAAGAAGCTCGCCAGAGGCGGCACCGAGGTCTATTTCGCCGCCGCCCGGCCGAATGTGCGGCATGAACTCGTCGCCACCGGCCTCAAGCCGCCGCTCATGCGCTACGCCGCCAGCGTCGCCAGCGCACGCAAGCTGCACGAGACGTAG
- a CDS encoding DMT family transporter — protein sequence MSDGSPRGPDSGTARLSVVLLAFCWGLVWIATAVALREVEPWTLRMVGVGGGAATLFLAARVAGFDLYVPPRDRIHVLIAGFFNVGTFHILSAFAQLNGATSRTIIVIYTMPIWAAVLSMLLLHDKLGRLRLIALTLGVAGIGILIWPLLAHGIPVFIVYSLTAAIGWAFGTVYMKWRRSSVPALANAAWQLLFGFFFLLAGALAFEGLPRLWPISTNAVIAIVYLGVIGVGLAHFLWWSIIGRLSPLTASIGVLLVPVVGVTASIVILGERPTGADIVGFVLIFAAAACVLLPAGDAADKAAA from the coding sequence ATGTCCGACGGATCGCCGCGAGGCCCGGATTCCGGCACCGCCCGCCTGTCCGTCGTCCTGCTCGCCTTTTGTTGGGGTCTGGTGTGGATCGCCACGGCAGTCGCGCTCCGCGAGGTCGAGCCCTGGACCTTGCGCATGGTCGGGGTCGGCGGGGGCGCGGCGACGCTGTTCCTGGCCGCCCGAGTCGCCGGTTTCGATCTTTATGTGCCGCCGCGCGACCGCATCCACGTCCTGATCGCCGGTTTCTTCAATGTCGGGACGTTTCACATCCTCTCGGCCTTCGCGCAGCTCAATGGCGCGACCTCACGCACGATTATCGTCATCTATACGATGCCAATCTGGGCCGCCGTCCTGAGCATGCTGCTGCTGCACGACAAACTCGGCCGCCTGCGGCTGATTGCTCTGACGCTCGGCGTGGCCGGCATCGGCATCCTGATCTGGCCGCTGCTCGCGCACGGCATTCCTGTCTTTATCGTCTATTCGCTCACCGCAGCGATCGGCTGGGCCTTCGGCACCGTCTACATGAAATGGCGGCGGTCTTCGGTGCCGGCACTCGCCAATGCGGCCTGGCAATTGCTGTTCGGCTTCTTCTTCCTGCTCGCAGGCGCCCTCGCCTTCGAAGGCCTGCCGCGGCTGTGGCCGATCAGCACCAACGCGGTCATCGCCATTGTCTATCTCGGCGTCATTGGTGTCGGCCTTGCCCATTTCCTGTGGTGGTCGATCATTGGCCGGTTGTCGCCACTGACAGCCTCGATCGGCGTGCTTTTGGTGCCGGTGGTTGGCGTCACTGCCTCGATCGTCATTCTCGGCGAACGGCCGACCGGGGCCGATATCGTGGGTTTCGTTCTGATTTTCGCCGCTGCTGCCTGCGTGCTGCTGCCGGCGGGCGATGCCGCCGACAAAGCCGCGGCATAA
- a CDS encoding F0F1 ATP synthase subunit delta, with protein MAGEDHPVSGMAGRYAGALFELALEEKATDAVRKELDQFDALIAESADLNRLVRSPVFGADEQLRALSAILAKAGISGITANFLRVITTNRRLFAVRDMIRAYRALVAKNRGDVVAKVTVAEPLNDQNKEALKGALKSVTGGKDIDMDVTIDPAIIGGLIVKVGSRMVDTSLRTKLNSIKIAMKEAR; from the coding sequence GTGGCGGGCGAAGATCACCCAGTTTCAGGAATGGCGGGCCGCTATGCCGGGGCCCTGTTCGAGTTGGCGCTCGAGGAAAAGGCGACCGATGCGGTCAGGAAAGAGCTCGACCAGTTCGATGCTCTGATCGCCGAATCCGCCGACCTCAATCGCCTCGTCCGCAGCCCGGTGTTCGGCGCCGACGAGCAGCTCCGGGCGCTCAGCGCCATCCTCGCCAAGGCCGGCATCTCCGGCATCACCGCGAATTTCCTCCGCGTCATCACCACGAACCGCCGCCTGTTCGCTGTCCGCGACATGATCCGCGCCTATCGCGCGCTGGTCGCGAAGAACAGGGGCGACGTGGTCGCGAAGGTCACCGTTGCCGAGCCGCTCAACGACCAGAACAAGGAAGCGCTCAAGGGCGCTCTCAAGTCGGTCACGGGCGGCAAGGACATCGACATGGACGTCACGATTGACCCGGCGATCATCGGCGGGCTGATCGTCAAGGTCGGCAGCCGTATGGTCGACACGTCTCTCCGCACCAAACTCAATTCGATCAAAATTGCGATGAAAGAGGCACGCTGA
- the atpA gene encoding F0F1 ATP synthase subunit alpha, whose translation MDIRAAEISNILKEQIKNFGQEAEVSEVGQVLSVGDGIARVYGLDNVQAGEMVEFENGTRGMALNLESDNVGIVIFGADREIKEGQTVKRTGAIVDVPVGKGLLGRVVDALGNPIDGKGPIKADVRKQVDVKAPGIIPRKSVHEPMATGLKAIDALIPIGRGQRELIIGDRQTGKTAIALDTILNQKPLNAQPDEKIKLYCVYVAVGQKRSTVAQFVKVLEEQGALEYSIVVAATASDPAPMQFLAPFAGCAMGEYFRDNGMHAVIIYDDLSKQAVAYRQMSLLLRRPPGREAYPGDVFYLHSRLLERAAKMNDEKGAGSLTALPVIETQANDVSAYIPTNVISITDGQIFLETDLFYQGIRPAVNVGLSVSRVGSAAQTKAMKKVAGKIKGELAQYREMAAFAQFGSDLDATTQRLLARGSRLTELLKQAQFSPLKMEEQVVVIYAGVNGYLDKFPVASIRKFENGLLSLLRNEKTILDDIRKTNDLSSDTEKKLKEQVDKFAASFA comes from the coding sequence ATGGATATCCGCGCCGCAGAAATCTCCAACATTCTCAAAGAGCAGATCAAGAACTTCGGCCAGGAAGCCGAAGTCTCCGAAGTCGGCCAGGTGCTGTCCGTCGGTGACGGTATTGCCCGCGTCTACGGCCTCGACAACGTCCAGGCGGGCGAAATGGTCGAGTTCGAGAACGGTACGCGCGGCATGGCGCTGAACCTCGAAAGCGACAACGTCGGTATCGTTATTTTCGGCGCCGACCGCGAGATCAAGGAAGGCCAAACCGTCAAGCGCACCGGCGCCATCGTGGACGTGCCGGTCGGCAAGGGTCTGCTCGGCCGCGTCGTCGACGCGCTCGGCAATCCGATCGACGGCAAGGGCCCGATCAAGGCCGATGTCCGCAAGCAGGTGGACGTCAAGGCGCCGGGCATCATCCCGCGCAAGTCGGTGCATGAACCGATGGCGACCGGCCTCAAGGCCATCGACGCGCTGATCCCGATCGGCCGCGGCCAGCGCGAGCTGATCATCGGCGACCGTCAGACCGGCAAGACCGCGATCGCGCTCGACACCATTCTCAACCAGAAGCCGCTCAACGCGCAGCCGGACGAGAAGATCAAGCTGTACTGCGTCTATGTCGCGGTCGGCCAGAAGCGCTCCACCGTCGCCCAGTTCGTGAAGGTGCTCGAAGAGCAGGGCGCGCTGGAATATTCGATCGTCGTCGCCGCCACCGCGTCCGACCCGGCCCCGATGCAGTTCCTGGCGCCGTTCGCCGGTTGCGCCATGGGCGAGTACTTCCGCGACAACGGCATGCACGCCGTCATCATCTATGACGATCTGTCGAAGCAGGCCGTCGCCTACCGCCAGATGTCGCTGCTGCTGCGCCGCCCGCCGGGCCGCGAAGCCTATCCGGGCGACGTGTTCTATCTCCACTCGCGCCTGCTTGAGCGCGCCGCCAAGATGAACGACGAAAAGGGCGCCGGTTCGCTGACCGCTCTGCCGGTCATCGAAACCCAGGCCAACGACGTGTCGGCCTACATCCCGACCAACGTGATTTCGATCACCGACGGCCAGATCTTCCTCGAAACCGACCTGTTCTATCAGGGCATCCGTCCGGCCGTGAACGTCGGTCTGTCGGTGTCGCGCGTCGGTTCGGCCGCGCAGACCAAGGCGATGAAGAAGGTCGCCGGCAAGATCAAGGGTGAGCTGGCGCAGTACCGCGAAATGGCGGCCTTCGCGCAGTTCGGCTCCGATCTCGACGCCACCACGCAGCGCTTGCTCGCCCGCGGTTCGCGCCTCACCGAGCTCCTCAAGCAGGCGCAGTTCTCGCCGCTGAAGATGGAAGAGCAGGTCGTGGTGATTTACGCCGGCGTCAACGGCTATCTCGACAAGTTCCCGGTCGCGTCGATCCGCAAGTTCGAGAACGGGTTGCTGTCGCTGCTGCGTAACGAGAAGACCATTCTGGACGACATCCGCAAGACCAACGATTTGTCTTCGGACACCGAAAAGAAGCTCAAGGAGCAGGTCGACAAGTTCGCCGCCTCGTTCGCCTAA
- a CDS encoding F0F1 ATP synthase subunit gamma, whose product MASLKDMRVRIAATKATQKITKAMQMVAASKLRRAQAAAEAARPYAERMDLALGNIASGMAGAEGAPKLLAGTGSDKVHLLIVATGERGLAGAFNSSIVRLAREHINRLQSEGKEVKILTVGKKGNEQLRRNYEKLIVDRMELRGVRTLGYVNASQIADKVLAMFEKGEFDIATLFYAQFKSVISQVPTAQQIIPPKFDTSKPATALAPYEYEPEEEEILGDLLPRYVATQIFRALLENNASFYGAQMSAMDNATRNAGDMIRKQTITYNRTRQAMITKELIEIISGAEAL is encoded by the coding sequence ATGGCGTCACTCAAGGACATGCGCGTTCGCATCGCCGCGACGAAGGCGACGCAGAAGATCACCAAGGCCATGCAGATGGTCGCAGCGTCAAAGCTGCGCCGTGCGCAGGCGGCGGCCGAAGCCGCGCGTCCCTACGCCGAGCGTATGGACCTGGCGCTCGGTAACATCGCCTCCGGCATGGCCGGTGCCGAAGGTGCGCCGAAGCTTCTGGCCGGCACCGGCTCCGACAAGGTTCACCTGCTGATCGTCGCCACCGGCGAGCGCGGTCTGGCCGGCGCGTTCAACTCGTCGATCGTGCGTCTGGCCCGCGAGCACATCAACCGGCTCCAGTCCGAAGGCAAGGAAGTCAAGATCCTCACCGTCGGCAAGAAGGGCAACGAGCAGCTCCGCCGCAACTACGAGAAGCTGATCGTCGATCGCATGGAGCTGCGCGGCGTGCGCACGCTCGGTTACGTCAATGCCTCGCAGATCGCCGACAAGGTTCTGGCGATGTTCGAGAAGGGCGAGTTCGACATCGCGACCTTGTTCTACGCCCAGTTCAAGTCGGTGATCTCGCAGGTCCCGACCGCGCAGCAGATCATTCCGCCGAAATTCGATACGTCGAAGCCGGCGACGGCGCTGGCGCCTTACGAATACGAGCCCGAGGAAGAAGAAATCCTCGGCGACCTGTTGCCGCGCTACGTGGCGACCCAGATTTTCCGCGCGCTGCTCGAGAACAACGCTTCGTTCTACGGCGCGCAGATGTCGGCGATGGACAACGCGACCCGCAACGCCGGCGACATGATCCGCAAGCAGACCATTACCTACAACCGTACGCGTCAGGCCATGATCACGAAAGAACTCATCGAGATCATCTCCGGCGCCGAAGCGCTCTAA